The following coding sequences lie in one Thermoleophilia bacterium genomic window:
- the ablA gene encoding lysine 2,3-aminomutase: MARSYKDIPLFRGVSEEDWNDYRWQLRHRLRTSDDFAQVLNLDAAQRADLDACMGKFRVSVTPYYASLMDPDDPSCPIRMQGVPTRAELEVRAEDLEDAGGEDVDSPTPRITHRYPDRVLFVVTEMCSMYCRHCTRRRLVGASESLVGGTEIDNAIRYIERSPEVRDVLLSGGDPLVLSDDHLEAILKRIHAIPHVEIIRLGTRAPVVFPQRITPELVAMLKKYQPLYINTHFNHPKEFTSESKKACDMLADGGFPLGNQTVLLAGVNDCAAVMMKLVHKLVAYRVKPYYYYQCDLAEGTAHFRTSVAKGIEIYESLRGHTTGFAVPTYIIDAVGGGGKMPVFPNYIISQAPGQILLRNYEGVISKYTEPKDYVDGRCRCEDCESARKRRGVAGLFDSATPTIQDVWQARLQKIVDRKNRMADAYGPVEE, translated from the coding sequence ATGGCTAGGAGCTACAAGGACATACCGCTCTTTCGGGGGGTGTCTGAGGAGGACTGGAACGACTACCGCTGGCAGCTCCGGCACCGCCTGCGCACCTCCGACGACTTTGCGCAGGTGCTGAATCTCGATGCGGCTCAGCGCGCGGATCTCGACGCCTGCATGGGGAAGTTCCGCGTGAGCGTCACGCCCTACTATGCGTCTCTCATGGACCCCGACGATCCGTCTTGTCCGATCCGCATGCAGGGAGTTCCCACGCGAGCGGAGCTGGAGGTGCGGGCCGAAGATCTGGAGGATGCGGGTGGCGAGGACGTCGACTCCCCCACGCCACGGATCACACATCGTTACCCAGATCGAGTGCTCTTCGTTGTCACAGAGATGTGCAGCATGTACTGCCGACACTGCACGCGAAGGCGCTTGGTTGGGGCCTCGGAGTCGCTCGTAGGAGGCACCGAGATCGACAATGCCATTCGCTACATCGAGCGTTCGCCAGAGGTTCGTGACGTGTTGCTGAGCGGCGGCGATCCCCTGGTACTGTCCGATGATCATCTGGAAGCTATTCTCAAGCGAATCCACGCGATCCCGCACGTGGAGATCATCAGGCTGGGGACACGGGCGCCGGTGGTCTTCCCACAGCGCATAACGCCCGAGTTGGTCGCGATGCTCAAGAAGTACCAGCCGCTCTACATCAACACGCACTTCAACCATCCGAAGGAGTTCACCTCGGAGAGCAAGAAGGCGTGCGACATGCTCGCTGATGGAGGTTTCCCGCTGGGCAACCAGACGGTGTTGTTGGCGGGCGTCAATGACTGCGCAGCGGTCATGATGAAATTGGTGCACAAGCTCGTCGCGTACCGGGTGAAGCCCTACTACTACTACCAGTGCGACCTGGCCGAGGGCACCGCCCATTTCCGTACGAGCGTCGCCAAGGGCATCGAGATCTACGAGAGCCTGCGCGGCCATACGACAGGGTTCGCTGTGCCGACATACATCATCGACGCGGTCGGCGGGGGCGGGAAGATGCCGGTGTTCCCCAACTACATCATCAGCCAAGCGCCTGGGCAGATTCTTCTGCGCAACTACGAGGGCGTGATCAGCAAGTACACCGAGCCGAAGGACTATGTTGACGGGCGTTGTCGCTGCGAGGACTGCGAGAGCGCGAGAAAGCGCCGGGGTGTTGCCGGCCTGTTCGACAGTGCGACGCCCACGATTCAGGATGTCTGGCAGGCGCGACTGCAGAAGATCGTCGACCGCAAGAATCGTATGGCCGACGCTTACGGCCCTGTCGAAGAGTAG